A genomic segment from Bradyrhizobium diazoefficiens USDA 110 encodes:
- a CDS encoding glutathione S-transferase family protein yields the protein MITLYHCDAARSFRPLWMLEEMGLPYELKMLPFPPRVFAKEYLALNPLGTIPFMIDGETKMTESSGICHYLGTRYAPTPLMVDVEDPAYGAFLNWMYFSDATLTFPQTLVLRYTQLEPEERRNPQVAGDYAKWFLGRLRAVEAATANAETLCAGRFTAADIVIGYALRLADNIGLAKDFGPNVAAYWARLQQREGFKRAVAAEQKAGVEQNVAPRVRA from the coding sequence ATGATCACGCTCTATCACTGCGATGCCGCACGCTCGTTCCGTCCGCTCTGGATGCTGGAGGAGATGGGGCTGCCGTACGAGTTGAAGATGCTGCCGTTCCCGCCGCGGGTGTTCGCCAAGGAGTATCTCGCGCTCAACCCGCTCGGCACGATTCCCTTCATGATCGACGGCGAGACGAAGATGACGGAGTCCTCGGGCATCTGCCACTACCTCGGCACCAGATACGCCCCGACGCCGCTGATGGTGGACGTCGAGGATCCCGCCTATGGCGCGTTCCTGAACTGGATGTATTTCAGCGATGCCACGTTAACCTTCCCGCAGACGCTGGTGCTCCGCTACACCCAGCTCGAGCCGGAGGAGCGCCGCAATCCGCAGGTCGCCGGCGACTATGCCAAATGGTTCCTGGGCCGGCTGCGCGCCGTTGAGGCAGCGACCGCGAATGCCGAAACCTTGTGCGCCGGCCGCTTCACCGCCGCCGACATCGTGATCGGCTACGCGCTCCGCCTCGCCGACAACATCGGGCTCGCCAAGGATTTCGGGCCAAACGTCGCAGCCTATTGGGCGCGATTGCAGCAGCGCGAGGGCTTCAAGCGCGCCGTTGCTGCGGAGCAGAAGGCTGGTGTCGAGCAGAATGTCGCGCCGCGGGTAAGGGCGTAA
- a CDS encoding acyl-CoA dehydrogenase family protein, with translation MKSPFYTAEHDAFRDVMRRFVEKEISPFAHEWDEAGEFPRALYRKAAEIGLLGLGFPEEYGGIAADQFMKIVASQELAQAGAGGVSASLMSHTIGSPPIARAARPEVKARVLPQVLAGEKISALAITEPGGGSDVANLRTRARRDGDHYVVSGEKTFITSGMRADYLTVAVRTGGEGAGGVSLLLIAGDTPGLSRTKLKKMGWWASDTATLHFDDCRVPAENLIGEEGQGFKIIMQNFNSERMGMAAGCTAFARVCLDEAIAYAKERKTFGKPLAQHQVIRHKIVDMAQKVAASQAMLEMLAWRLEQGESPVAEICMMKNQATQTMAFCASEAVQIFGGAGFMRGIKAERIYREVKVNAIGGGTEEIMKDLASRQMGL, from the coding sequence ATGAAGAGCCCGTTCTATACCGCCGAGCACGATGCCTTCCGCGACGTGATGCGCCGCTTTGTCGAGAAGGAGATCTCGCCCTTCGCCCATGAATGGGACGAGGCCGGCGAATTTCCCCGCGCGCTCTATCGCAAGGCGGCGGAGATCGGCCTGTTGGGGTTGGGATTCCCCGAGGAATATGGCGGGATTGCCGCCGACCAGTTCATGAAGATCGTGGCGAGCCAGGAGCTGGCGCAGGCCGGCGCCGGCGGCGTCAGCGCCAGCCTGATGAGCCACACCATCGGCTCGCCGCCGATCGCGCGTGCGGCGCGGCCGGAGGTGAAGGCGCGCGTGCTGCCGCAGGTGCTGGCAGGCGAGAAGATCTCCGCGCTCGCGATCACCGAGCCGGGCGGCGGCTCGGACGTTGCAAACCTTCGCACGCGGGCGCGGCGGGACGGCGATCACTACGTCGTGAGCGGCGAGAAGACCTTCATCACCTCGGGCATGCGCGCCGATTATCTGACCGTCGCCGTGCGTACGGGCGGCGAGGGCGCCGGCGGCGTCAGCCTGCTCCTGATCGCGGGCGACACGCCCGGCCTGTCCAGGACAAAACTGAAGAAGATGGGCTGGTGGGCCTCCGACACCGCGACGCTGCATTTCGACGACTGCCGCGTGCCGGCCGAAAATCTGATCGGCGAGGAGGGCCAGGGCTTCAAGATCATCATGCAGAATTTCAACAGCGAGCGCATGGGTATGGCGGCGGGCTGCACCGCCTTCGCACGCGTCTGCCTCGACGAGGCGATTGCCTACGCCAAGGAACGCAAGACCTTCGGCAAGCCGCTCGCCCAGCACCAGGTCATCAGGCACAAGATCGTCGACATGGCGCAGAAGGTCGCGGCCTCGCAGGCGATGCTGGAGATGTTGGCCTGGCGCCTGGAGCAGGGCGAAAGTCCGGTCGCCGAAATCTGCATGATGAAGAACCAGGCAACGCAGACCATGGCGTTCTGCGCCTCGGAAGCCGTGCAGATATTCGGCGGCGCCGGCTTCATGCGCGGCATCAAGGCCGAGCGCATCTACCGCGAGGTCAAGGTCAACGCCATCGGCGGCGGTACCGAGGAGATCATGAAGGATCTGGCGTCGCGGCAGATGGGGCTGTGA
- a CDS encoding ABC transporter substrate-binding protein, translated as MKNKKRVLLAAATALTLLSVQGAYAQKRYDTGASDTEIKIGNVEAYSGPASAYGVIGKTEEAYFKMINDQGGINGRKINWISYDDGYSPPKTVEQVRKLIESDEVFLVFNALGTPTQTAVQKYHNAKKIPQLFLATGASKWNDPQNFPWTMGFQPSYRVEARIFAKYILKEKPDAKVAIFYANDDFGKDYVAGIKDVFGDKASKLIVAEESYETWEPSIDSHIVKLKGTGADVFVNISTPKFAAQAIKKIAELEWKPMHLMTDVSVSIGAVMKPAGLEASEGVLSAGYLKDASDPQWKDDEGMKKFMAFIDKYMPGANISDANLVYGYAAAQTMVQVLKQAGDNLTRENVMKQAASLKDFAPDTLIPGIKINTSPTDFAPIEQLKMWRFKNGQWELFGPIISAEPSG; from the coding sequence ATGAAAAACAAGAAACGCGTCCTGCTCGCGGCGGCGACGGCCCTGACATTGCTCTCGGTTCAAGGGGCTTACGCACAGAAGAGGTACGATACCGGCGCCTCCGACACCGAGATCAAGATCGGCAATGTCGAGGCCTATTCCGGCCCCGCCTCCGCTTACGGCGTCATCGGCAAGACCGAGGAAGCCTATTTCAAGATGATCAACGACCAGGGCGGCATCAACGGCCGCAAGATCAACTGGATCTCCTATGATGACGGCTACTCGCCGCCCAAGACCGTGGAGCAGGTCCGCAAGCTGATCGAGAGCGACGAAGTGTTCCTGGTGTTCAACGCGCTCGGCACGCCGACCCAGACCGCGGTGCAGAAATATCACAACGCCAAGAAGATCCCGCAGCTCTTCCTCGCCACCGGTGCCAGCAAGTGGAACGACCCGCAAAATTTCCCGTGGACCATGGGCTTCCAGCCGAGCTACCGGGTCGAGGCGCGGATCTTCGCCAAGTACATCCTGAAGGAGAAGCCGGACGCGAAGGTCGCGATCTTCTATGCCAACGACGATTTCGGCAAGGACTACGTCGCCGGCATCAAGGACGTGTTCGGCGACAAGGCATCGAAGCTGATCGTGGCCGAAGAGAGCTACGAGACCTGGGAGCCATCGATCGACTCGCACATCGTCAAGCTCAAGGGCACCGGCGCGGACGTCTTCGTGAACATCTCGACCCCGAAATTCGCGGCGCAAGCCATCAAGAAGATCGCGGAGCTGGAATGGAAGCCGATGCACCTGATGACGGATGTCTCGGTGTCCATCGGCGCGGTGATGAAGCCCGCCGGCCTCGAAGCCTCCGAGGGCGTGTTATCGGCCGGTTATCTGAAGGACGCGTCGGATCCGCAATGGAAGGACGACGAGGGCATGAAGAAGTTCATGGCCTTCATCGACAAATACATGCCCGGCGCAAACATCTCGGACGCCAATCTGGTCTACGGCTATGCCGCGGCCCAGACGATGGTGCAGGTGCTGAAGCAGGCGGGCGACAATCTCACCCGCGAGAACGTGATGAAGCAGGCCGCCAGCCTGAAGGACTTCGCCCCCGATACGCTGATCCCGGGGATCAAGATCAACACCTCGCCCACCGACTTCGCGCCGATCGAACAGCTCAAGATGTGGCGGTTCAAGAACGGCCAGTGGGAACTGTTCGGCCCCATCATCAGCGCGGAGCCGAGCGGCTAG
- a CDS encoding acyl-CoA synthetase: MAVRYYDWIAHHGRRTPGKVAVIDLASERRFTYSQLDARVSRLASFLCHTLKVSRGDRVAVLALNTTDTLEVQFACGRLGAIFVPLNTRLTVPELQFITADCAPKVMIHDADLAETALSVAKLCGVATSLLLGPGGAYEAGIAAAKPLDRIEEVTLDDVSTIMYTSGTTGHPKGATITHGMTFWNCVNLGGPACIGPSSVLLTVLPLFHTGGLNCYTNPVLHAGGTVMIMRAFDPGTALGLINDPAQGINVFFGVPAIYQFMAQHPAFATTDLTRLIVGGVGGAPMPVPLLKVWEARGVALQQGYGMTETSPAVLVLDREDAARKAGSAGKPVLHTEVRIVRPDGSDADVGELGELWVKGPNITPGYWNRPEANKSSFTDGWLHTGDATRIDEEGFYYIVDRWKDMYISGGENVYPAEVENVLHQLGAIAEAAVIGIPDPQWGEVGLAIVAVKPGQRLTETDVFAHCAANLARFKCPRQIRFVDALPRNATGKIHKPTLRKEFSAASEVDKRVANA; the protein is encoded by the coding sequence TTGGCCGTTCGTTACTACGACTGGATCGCCCATCATGGCCGCCGCACGCCTGGCAAGGTCGCGGTCATCGACCTCGCGAGCGAGCGCCGCTTCACCTATTCGCAGCTGGATGCGAGGGTCTCGCGTCTCGCCTCGTTCCTGTGTCACACGCTGAAGGTCTCGCGCGGCGACCGCGTCGCGGTGCTGGCGCTGAACACGACCGATACGCTGGAGGTGCAGTTTGCCTGCGGGCGGTTAGGTGCGATCTTCGTGCCGCTGAACACCCGCCTCACCGTTCCCGAACTCCAGTTCATCACCGCTGATTGCGCGCCGAAGGTGATGATCCATGATGCCGACCTCGCCGAGACGGCGCTGAGCGTCGCCAAGCTCTGCGGTGTAGCGACCAGCCTGCTGCTCGGCCCCGGCGGGGCCTACGAGGCCGGCATCGCCGCCGCAAAGCCGCTCGACCGGATCGAGGAGGTCACACTCGATGACGTCTCGACCATCATGTACACGTCCGGCACCACGGGTCATCCGAAAGGCGCGACCATCACCCACGGCATGACGTTCTGGAATTGCGTCAATCTCGGCGGTCCCGCCTGCATCGGACCGTCCTCGGTGCTGCTTACCGTGCTGCCGCTGTTCCATACCGGCGGGCTGAATTGCTACACCAATCCGGTGCTGCATGCCGGCGGCACCGTGATGATCATGCGGGCCTTCGATCCCGGCACGGCGCTCGGCCTGATCAACGATCCCGCGCAGGGCATCAACGTGTTCTTCGGCGTCCCCGCGATCTACCAGTTCATGGCGCAGCATCCCGCCTTCGCAACGACCGACCTTACCCGGCTGATCGTCGGCGGTGTCGGCGGCGCGCCAATGCCGGTGCCGCTGCTGAAGGTCTGGGAGGCGCGCGGCGTCGCACTCCAGCAGGGCTATGGCATGACCGAGACCTCGCCGGCCGTGCTGGTGCTCGACCGCGAGGATGCGGCGCGCAAGGCCGGCTCCGCCGGCAAGCCGGTGCTGCACACGGAGGTGCGGATCGTGCGGCCCGACGGCAGCGACGCCGATGTCGGCGAGCTTGGCGAGCTCTGGGTGAAGGGACCAAACATCACGCCCGGCTACTGGAACAGGCCGGAGGCGAACAAATCCTCCTTCACCGACGGCTGGCTCCACACCGGCGATGCGACGCGAATCGACGAGGAAGGCTTCTACTACATCGTCGACCGCTGGAAGGACATGTACATCTCCGGCGGCGAGAACGTCTATCCGGCCGAGGTCGAGAACGTCCTGCACCAGCTTGGCGCCATCGCCGAAGCCGCCGTCATCGGCATTCCCGATCCGCAATGGGGCGAGGTGGGCCTTGCCATCGTCGCGGTCAAGCCAGGACAAAGGCTGACGGAAACCGACGTCTTCGCACATTGCGCGGCCAATCTCGCGCGCTTCAAATGCCCACGCCAAATTCGCTTCGTCGATGCGCTGCCGCGCAACGCCACCGGCAAGATCCACAAGCCGACCTTGCGCAAGGAATTCTCGGCGGCCTCCGAAGTCGACAAGAGAGTCGCCAACGCCTGA
- a CDS encoding acyl-CoA dehydrogenase family protein, whose protein sequence is MLFTADHDDIRRSLQKFIANEINPHVDKWEKADIFPAHALFKKMGSLGFLGLNKPVEFGGSGLDYSYALMMAEELGAITCGGVPMAIGVQTDMATPALARFGSDEVRREFLAPSIAGDFVACIGVSEPGAGSDVASIKTAARSDGDDYVINGGKMWITNGTQADWICLLANTGDGPVHRNKSLICVPMKAKGVTVARKLDKMGMRSSDTAQIFFDNVRVPKRNRIGEEGKGFTYQMIQFQEERLWGAAACLKAHEYIINETIEYTRNRKAFGQSILDNQVVHFKLAEMQTEVELLRALIYRAGEALVAGEDVTRLATMAKLKAGRLGRELTDACLQYWGGMGFTNETPVSRAYRDSRLTSIGGGADEVMLMVLCKMMGTLPGSKGNAS, encoded by the coding sequence ATGCTATTCACCGCCGACCACGACGACATCCGCCGCTCCCTGCAAAAATTCATCGCGAACGAGATCAATCCGCACGTCGACAAATGGGAGAAGGCCGATATCTTCCCCGCGCACGCGCTGTTCAAGAAGATGGGCAGCCTCGGCTTCCTCGGATTGAACAAGCCGGTCGAATTCGGCGGCTCGGGGCTCGACTATTCCTATGCGCTGATGATGGCGGAGGAACTCGGGGCCATCACCTGCGGCGGCGTGCCGATGGCGATCGGGGTGCAGACCGACATGGCGACGCCGGCGCTGGCGCGGTTCGGCTCCGACGAGGTGCGGCGCGAATTCCTGGCGCCCTCGATTGCGGGTGATTTCGTCGCCTGCATCGGCGTCTCCGAGCCCGGCGCCGGCTCCGACGTCGCCTCGATCAAGACCGCTGCGCGCTCCGACGGCGACGACTATGTCATCAATGGCGGCAAGATGTGGATCACCAACGGCACCCAGGCCGACTGGATCTGCCTGCTCGCCAACACCGGCGACGGGCCCGTTCACCGCAACAAGTCGCTGATCTGCGTGCCCATGAAGGCCAAGGGCGTCACGGTCGCCCGCAAGCTCGACAAGATGGGCATGCGCTCGTCCGACACCGCGCAGATATTCTTCGACAATGTCCGCGTGCCCAAGCGCAACCGGATCGGCGAGGAGGGCAAGGGTTTTACCTACCAGATGATCCAGTTCCAGGAGGAGCGGCTGTGGGGCGCGGCCGCCTGCCTCAAGGCGCACGAATACATCATCAACGAGACCATCGAATACACCCGCAACCGCAAGGCTTTTGGCCAGAGCATCCTCGACAACCAGGTCGTGCACTTCAAGCTCGCGGAGATGCAGACCGAGGTCGAGCTGCTGCGCGCACTGATCTATCGCGCCGGTGAGGCGCTGGTGGCGGGTGAGGACGTGACCAGGCTCGCGACCATGGCCAAGTTGAAGGCCGGCCGGCTCGGCCGGGAGCTCACCGACGCCTGCTTGCAATATTGGGGCGGAATGGGCTTTACCAACGAGACGCCGGTCAGCCGTGCCTATCGCGACAGCCGTCTGACCTCGATCGGCGGCGGCGCCGACGAGGTCATGCTGATGGTCCTGTGCAAGATGATGGGCACGCTGCCCGGCAGTAAAGGGAATGCATCATGA